The nucleotide sequence CGCGGCGTCGGCGTCGGCGGCTTCGGAGAATACGCCATCATGCCCGCCGCGGGCGCCATCAAGATTCCCGCCGGCGTGCCGCTCGACGTCGCATGCGTCATCGGGTGCGCCGTCCAGACCGGCGTCGGCGCGGTGCTGAACACGGCGCGCGTCGTGCCGGGGGCGTCCGTGCTCGTCATCGGGCTCGGCGGCATCGGGCTCTCGATCGTGCAGGGGGCGCGCGTGGCCGGCGCGGCGCGCGTCATCGTCGCCGACCCGGTCGCGGCGCGCCGGGAGGCCGCGAAACGGTTCGGCGCGACGGATCTCATCGATCCCGCCGCCTCCGACGTCCTCGCGCGCACCATGGAGCTGACCGGCATCGGCGTCGACTACGCGTTCGACGCCGTCGGGCGCGCCAGCCTCGTGCAGGTCTGTCTCGCGGCGTGTCGCAACGGCGGCACGACCGTCGCCGTCGGCGCAGCGCCGATGGAGGACGTCATCACGATCGCGCCCGCGGCCCTGTTCACGATCACCGAGAAGAAGCTCGTCGGGTGTACGCTCGGAAGCTGCAACTCGGTCCGCGACATCCCGCGCCTGATCGCGCTCTGGCAGGCGGGCCGGCTCGACCTGGATGGGCTCGTGACGGCGCGCCGTCCGCTGGCCGAGATCAACCAGGCGATGGACGACGTGCGCGCGAGCCGCGGCATCCGGACGATCCTGTCGATCTGAGGAGGCGCATCATGGATCCTGCGGCGATCTTCCGCGTGGTGAACGTGCTGCCGCTGCCGATCTGGTTCCTGTGGATGGCGGCGCCCAGCTCGGAACTCTCCCGCACGGTCGCCCGCGCGACCTGGCCGTGGGCGATCCTCGCGACGGCCTACCTCGTGTTCATCGCGATCGCGCTCACGTCGGGCGGCGCCTTCGATCCCGGCGCCTACGGGAGCCTCGAGGGCGTGATGAGGCTGTTCGACTCCCGCTGGGCCACGCTCGCCGGCTGGACGCACTACCTGTGCTTCGATCTCTTCGTGGCGCGCTGGATCATGAACGACGCGCCCGATGCCGGATACTGGCTCACCCCGATCCTCTTCTTGACGCTCATGTTCGGCCCGGTCGGCCTGCTCTGCTACCTCGCCGTGCGCGGCCCCCTGGGGTTCGACCGATGAGAGCGCTCGCGGCCATCGCCCTCGCCGTCACCCTCACCGCCTGCGGCAGCGGCGCCCAGGACCTGCTCGAAACCGCGCAGCTCGAAGAGATCCAGAAGAACCCCGCTCACGCCCGCCAGCTCTACGAGCAGATCGTCCGCGACCATCCCGACTCCCCCCAAGCAAAGACCGCCGCCGAGCGTCTGACCGCCCTCGGCTCCGCCGCCCAGTAGAGGGCCGCGAGCGCATGACGTCGCGAGGTCGGGGCCGAGGCGGAGGCGCCTGCGAAGCGGCGCGACGAAACGTTAGATCGTGACGCCGCTCGTGTGTTGTCGCGCGGCGGAGCCGAAGCCGAAGCCTCGGCCCCGACCTCGCGGCCCCGACTACGCGCTCCGCGGATGCGCGTCGAGCGAGCGGCGCCTGGTGACGCGCCGCGCGCGGACGAGCGCCTCGACCGTGAGGAGCGCCGCGCCACCCACGACGACGCCGATCACCCACGCCCCGCCCGACGAGAGGATCGCCGGGTGCACCCATCGCAAGTACACGGCCGCGATGATGCCCGTCGCGAAGTGGCCCCACGGCAGCTCGCTCGGCACGAGCTGCTGCCGCCCCGCGAGGATCGCCGCGAACGGGAGCGTCGAGGTGACGGCGAGGAAGCGCGCGTACGGGGCGCCGCGGAGCGCGAGGAGCTTGCGATCCTGGTGCCACGCGCCGAGACCCGCGAAGAGCGCGAGGCCGCCGAACGCGACCGTACCGACGAGGTGGGTCGCCAGCAGCATGTGCGCCGCGCCGAACAGGATCACGGCGGCGAAGAAGGAGTGACGGCTCACGCGCTCGAGCCCGCGAGGCTCGCCGTCGTGTCCCGCGGAATAGATCGCGTACGGTGAGGCCGCGTAGCGTGCGAGCGAGCCCAGCATGAGAAGCACCGACAGGCCGGAGAGCACGAGCAACAGCTCGCGCGCGACGGGGACGGTCGCCAGGGCGATGCCGGGCACGCCGTCGAAGCGCAGCCGCGCGTACGTGTTCACGAGCAGCGTGAACGCGACGGCGGCAACGACGCTGAAGAGGATGCCGAATCCGACCTCGCCGAAGCGCTCGACGAGCCGCGAGCGGACCGGCGCGGACGCGAGCCCGATGTGTGTCCCTCCGAACAGCAGCAGATAGATCGCGATCGTGACGGCCGGCTCCATGGTGTGCTCCCTTCGTGTTTCAGGCGCGCCCGCGACCGCCCTTCTGCGGCACGAGGACGCGCACGTTCATGAGACCCGTCGGATCCATCGGCTTGCCCTGTGTGAAGGCGCCTATCCCCGCGTCGACGACGGTGAAGAAGGCCTTCAGGGCGGCGATGCGCGCGACCACGAACGGCGGCGCCCCCCGCCCTTCGCCGAACGCCCGCTCCGCTTCACCCAGCGTCGCCAGCACCAGGCGGACGCACCAGCGAAAACGCCGCTCCATGATCTCCTGCAGGACGCGGAAGAAATCGGTCGCGGCCTCGTAGTGGTCGCGTCGCGAGCCCGGCTGGCGGCTGCGACGGACGAGATGCCAGTCGATCAGGCCGCGGATGTTGATCGAGACGTTGCTCTTGCTCTGCTCGAGCTCGGCCGCGATCTCGTCGAGCGAGAGCGGGCCTTCGCGGAAGTAGAGGAGCCCGAAGATGCGCCCCTGGAGCTGCGAGAGCACGCCCGAGGACGCGGCCGCGGTGCCGATGCCGTCGACGAAGATGCCGGTCGCTCGATCCATCCCCTACGTTGCGTACGTTTAGAATATTCTGAACGTTCTGTCAACAGGCATTTTGGATGGTGATGGCCGTTAGGACAGCACCCTCGGGTGGGATCGCATACGGGTCGGCCACTAGGCCGCGCGGCGGATCGGGACCACCCTGACGGCCGCGCGCTCGCGCGGCTTCCGGGTCCGGCGGGCCTCGCCGACCACGAGGGCTGCGACCGCGAACACCCCCACCAGACCCGCGATGGCCACCCACGCGAACTCCGCGCACAGCGCGCCAGCGAAGGCGGGAACCAGGCCCGGAGCGATCGGATCGATGTAGGCCGGAAACATCCTCGTGCTCCTCTCCTCGGGCGCGACGCGCACCCGATCCGCCCCGCAGTACCCGCGGGCCGGCCCGAAGGTTCAGCCGGCTCGATTGAACCTTCCCGGCGGCTCCGGGGTAGAGGGGGTGTGACGCATGAGAGCCGTCTCCGGGGAGAGCGACGAGCGTCTCTTCGCCGCCTACGTGGCGGGCGACGTCGCGGCCCACGAGGCGCTCTTCCGCCGCTACCAGGAGCGGCTCCGACGCTACCTCGAGCGGATGCTGGGCGAGCGGGCGGCGGCCGAGGGCGTGACCATCGAGACGTTCCTGCGCCTGCATCGCCACCGCCGTCGCTTCCGCGCAGGAACGTCGGTGCGCGCGTGGATCTTCACCATCGGCCGCAACCTGGCGCGCAACCGTCTCCGCGCGCAGCGGCTCTGGGGTTGGTTTCCTCTGAGCTCCGCCGACGCCGCGACGACCGCACCGCCGCCCGAATCGACAGGCGAGGTCCGCGAGCGGGTTGCCGCCGCCTTCGCCGCCCTTCCCGCCGTGCAGCGGGAGGTGTGCGCGCTGCGGCTTGTCGCCGGGCTCAGCCTGGAGGAGATCGCGGCGACGACCGGCGCGTCGATCGGCACGGTGAAGTCGCGTCTCTTCTACGGTCTGCGCAGGCTGCGCGCCCTTCTGGGAGACCTGGCGCCCGGAGGGACATCGGGATGACGAACGAAAGGAGCGTTGCATGAGCGTGCGCGACACGATCCGCCGCGCGAGCGAGGGCCCCGCGCGCGACCTCTGGCCGCGACTGCGGGCGCGCCTCGACGAGGCCGACGGCCGGGTGGAGATCCGCCTCCCCGGCATCACCTGGGTGGAGATGAGCGCGATGGCCGCGGCCGCCGCGATGCTCGTCTTCGTGCCCGAGCCGGCGCGCTTCCTCGCGGCGTGCGGGCTTCTCTGAGGGCGCCCGCGATGCGACGCAACGAGCTCCTCGCCTACGTCGTCGGGGCGGCGGTCGCCGGAACGCTGCTCGTGGGGCCGTACATCGGACGCTCGATCATCGCCGTCTTCGTTCCGGTCGTGCCGTACGTGCCGTTCTTCCTGCTCCCCATCGTATGGGGCGTCTGGAACTGGCTGTACGTCCGGCTCGAGCTGCGACTCGACATCGGCGCGTGGGGCTCGGCGCTGGGCGTCGTCCTCGGCCTCGGCGTCGACGCGCTCTTCTACGCGCGCGGGACCTGGTTCGACGCCGCGGCGCTCCTGCCGGTCTTTCTCGCGATCCTGTACTTCCTCTTCTGGCGTCTCATCGTGGGCCCGCTCGACGAAGCGCTCGGAGCGACACCGGGCGGGCGCTAGCGCGGAACGTCGGCCAGCTTGACGACGCGCGCGGTCGGGCGCGCCGGCACCTCGGCGGGCAGGAACCAGCGGAACCACAGGATGCCCTGCCCGTGCCCGGCGGTGGAGAGCCAGTTCGGGTGCCGGGGATCGCGCCGTGCGACGACCACGCGCCATGAGCCGTCCCTCTCGTAGCGCACCTGTCCGCCGTTGATGGTGCAACGGTGATACCGGTAGTCGTACGTGCACAGGAAGGCGTTCCACAGGCAGAGATTCCAGAACGCGCAGTCGGGCGAGCGGCCCTCGATCACGAGCGCCTCGTCCTCGGCGAGCTCCCAGCGACCGAGCGCATACGCGACGTCCGGTGCGGCCCAGCCGTAGGTCACCGCTTGCTGGATGTACGGCTCCTGCACCGCGTTCGGGTCGAACGGCGTCGGGATCGGGCAGATGTTCAGCAGGTCGCGGATGAAGTTCGCCGTGCGGCGCAGGCGCGCGGCGAGGTCGGCGTCGGTCGTCGGAGGCGGCGGCGGCGCCGGGTCGACGGCTTCGATCGTGTACGTCGCCTGCTGGCCGCGCGTGGGATCGATCAGGTAGTCGCGCGTCACGAGGGCGACGGCGTCGGGCTCGAGCTTGATCCAGTTCCCGCGGTGCTCCTTCGGCGACACGATGATCTCGAAGGTCTGGCCCGGTCCGAACGTCATCTCGCGGTTGTTGATCTTCGAGACGATGCGGTTCGACCAGCGACCGTCGGTCGGCCCGCCATACACGCAGAGCGACAGGTAGACCGCGTCGCCCATCCGACCGTGCACGCGGTAGGTACGCGACGGATCGACGGGCGCGAAGTAGTAGTACGCGTCGGCGTTGTCGCCGCCGAACTTGCGCGTCGGCGAGACGATCTTCACGAATTCGGGTCGCGCTGCGTCGGCGACGACGTAGCACTCGAGCGCGACGGAGAACACGTCGACGAGCCAGCGATAGCCCTCGACGACCGACGCGTCGTCGGGCACGGCACGCGATCCCTCCAGGAACTGCTGATCGGCGTCGCGGAGCACGTCGAGCAGCTCGCGGAATGCGGCGCCGCTCTCGTAGCGTCGGGGGGCGGGGGTCGTCATGGACGCTGCATGTCGTCCGCTTCGCGGCGAAAGGCAAGCCGCGACGGCTCGACGCGCGCCCCGTCCGTTGCAGGCGTGGCCTTCGCTGCCGTCCGGATGGGTGACACGCGAGCAATCGCCGTTGCAGCACAAAGGACCGGCCACAGCGCGATCGACCCGTCAACGATCCTTTGCCGGGATGCGGAGCTCGTCGTGGCGATTCGCATTCACTGGGACGGCGGGCACGCCGTAGCGCGCGGCGCGTCTGTCGCGACGAGTCGCCGTCCTTCCCGCACCGACACCGATCCGCCGAACGAGAGGCAGTCACGCCGCTCGCCGAGCGTGAGGACGGCGTCCACGGCATCGAGACCGGCATCGAGCGCGAACGCGAGGCCCGCCACCCTTGCCCTTCACGACGATGCGCTTGTTCCGATGTCGTGGTCCGACGCGAACGCCACGTTCAGCTGGGCACCACCGGCGCAGTCGATCCGCCCACCGGAACACCCCCCCGCCGGCGTGATGCACGCGAAGCCGATGCCCGGAATGGTCTCGACCGGATCGATGTGGTCGGCGGTGCACGTGCACGCGCCCTGCCCGGTCATGGGATCGATCGCGGCGCAGTCGATGTCGATCGCGCCCGAGAGCTGGAAGAAGTCGAAGAAGACCGCGGTCTCGAACAGGAACCCGCTCGTGTCGTGGTCGAGCACGCACGTCTGGTGTCCGATCGCCGGGGGGAACGGCTGCGCAGTCGCGGCCGCGTCGAGCGCGAGCGCGAGCGCGGCGGCCGACACGAATCGGCGGATGGCCATGGGTGCCGACCCTCGCACACCCATGGCTCGCTCGGCCCTCGCATGAAATGGGGAGGGCCGCTGGCGTCGATCCTACGCGCGGCCTCCGCGCAGGAGGCGTCCGGGCAGCGCGCCGTCGGCCTTCACGGCATCCCGTCCGCCCTCGCGCACGACGACCCCGTTCACGACCACGGCGTTGATCCCGAACGCGTCGGCGACCAGGCGATCCGCGCCCGCCGGCAGGTCGTGCACGCGCCGGAGCTTCGAGCACCCGACGGTGTCGGGATCGAAGACCGTGACGTCGGCGGCGAGCCCGGGCGCGAGGCGCCCGCGGTCCTGGATGCCCATCACGTCGGCGACGCGCGAGGTGAGCATGCGCACCGCCTGTTCCAGCGTCAGCGTCCCCTTCTCGCGCACCCAGTGACCCAGCAGGTGCGTCGAGAAGCACGCGTCGCAGAGCTGGCTCGCGTGCGCGCCGGCGTCCGAGAGGCCGATCATCGTGTTCGGGTGTACGAGCAGCTCGGCCACCTCGTCCTCGTCGAAGTTGACGACCGACATCCGGAAGCGCGCCGCGAGATCCGACGCCAGCGCGAGGTCGAGCATCAGGTCGACGGGATCCGTGCCGCGCTCGCGTGCGACCACCTCCATGCCACGCTCCTCGAGCGACGGTTCGGGCGGATAGTACGACACGACCATGCGCTCCCACGAGAAGGCGAACACGCCCGCCATCCGCGTCGCCAGCTCGTCGCGCATGCGCTGGCGGAAGGCGGGATCGCGGTAGGCGCGGATGCGACCCTCGCGGTCCTCGCCGGCGATCGTGCGGAACGCACCCATGCTCTCGAAGATGAACGGCTCGGCCAGGTCGAACTCGAAGTTGAGCGGCCGGCACGCCACCTGCGGGACCACCGGAATGCCCTGCTTCACGATCGCCTCGGACTGCTCGAGGAACATGCGGTGCGAGCCCGGGCCCATCATGCCCGCGAGCAGCGCCGTCCACGTGAGCGTGCGGCCGGTCTCGGTCGCGAGCTGGGTGAACTGCTCGAAGAAGAGCCCGGGGCCCGCCGTCATCTGGAGGACGCCGCGGCCGAGCTCGCCGAGCGCACCCGCGACCTGCCGCAGCTCCTCGAACTCCGCCACGCGGCTCGGCACGGGCTTGCCCGCGTAGCCGACGTGGGTCGGCGCCTTCGACGACGCGAAGCCGATCGCGCCGGCCGCGACCGCGTCCCGGACGATCGCGCGCATGCGCGCGATCTCGTCGTCGGTCGCGGGACGCTCGGTCGCCTCCTCGCCCATCACGTAGAGGCGCACGGGCGTGTGCCCGATCAGGGCGCCGACGTTGATCGCCATGCCGCGGCGCTCGACGGCGTCCAGGTATTCCGGGAACGTCTCGAACGGCCAGTCCGAGCCGCAGCCGGCCTCGAGGCACGCGAGGCTCATGCCCTCGACCTTCTCGAGCGTGCGCAGGATGAGACCGCGATGCGCCGGCCGCGTGGGCGCGACGCCGAAGCCGCAGTTCCCCATGACGACCGTCGTGACGCCGTGCCAGGGCGAGATCGAGAGCATCCGGTCCCACAGGATCTGTGCGTCGTAGTGCGTGTGGATGTCGATGAAGCCGGGGGCGACGACGCGGCCGCCGGCGTCGATCGTGCGCTCGGCGCGTGCGGAGACGTGGCCGAGGGCGACGATGCGCCCGTCCTTCACCGCGACGTCGCCGGTGTAGGCCGGCGCGCCGGTCCCGTCGACGATGCTGCCGCCGCGGATCAGGAGATCACAGTCCATAGAGCCTCGCGACGTTGTCGTGCAGGACGAGATCGCGCGTCGCCTGCGGGAGCGCCCCTGCCTGCTCGCGCAGCACGTCCTGCGACCACGGCCAGGTCGAGTCGCTGTGCGGGAAGTCGTTGCCCCACATGAGGCGCTCGGGATTCTGGAGGTGCACCGTCTGGAAGGCCGCCCAGTCGTCCTGGAACGTCACGTAGATGTGGTCGCGGAAGAACTCGCTCGGCAGGCGCGAGAGCCCCTGGTGCCGGAGGTACTGGTGGCGCTTGTAGTAGTGGTCCATGCGATACATCCAGTGCGGCACCCAGCCGGCGTCGGCCTCGACGCACACGATGCGGAGCCTCGGATGGCGCTCGAAGACGCCGCCGAAGATGAGCATCCCCATGATGTCCTGGTTGGCGCGGATGATCGCGACTGCGTGGTTCATGAACGGACCGCGCGCGCGGGAGAAGGCGTCCGGCGTCGTGAGGATGTGGAAGGAGAGCGGCAGGCCGATCTCGATCGCGGCTTCCCAGAACGGGTCGTAGATCGGATCGTGGTAGTCGGACTGTCCGGGCACGCCGGGCAGCATGACGCCGCGGAGCCCGAGCGCCTTGATCTCCTTCAGATCCTCGATGCCTTCCTGCGGCGTGCGCATCGCCGTCTGGCCGACGCCGACGAGGCGCGCCGGGTCGGTCCCGCAGTACTCCGCCATCCAGCGGTTGAACGCGCGCATATACGTGCGCTTGTAGTCGAGGTCCTTGTGGTTGCAGAGCACCATGCCGACGGTGGGATAGAGGACCTCGGCCGCGACGCCGTCGCGATCCTGGTCGGCGGCGCGTCCCGCCGGATCCCAGCCGCTGCGATACCAGTCCTCGAAGCGACCCGAGAGCGAGATGTCCTCGGCCTTCTTGCCGGCCGCGGCAACGAGACCGATCGGAATCATCGAGTTCATCCCGGGAATGACGTAGACGTCGC is from Candidatus Eisenbacteria bacterium and encodes:
- a CDS encoding DUF1214 domain-containing protein translates to MTTPAPRRYESGAAFRELLDVLRDADQQFLEGSRAVPDDASVVEGYRWLVDVFSVALECYVVADAARPEFVKIVSPTRKFGGDNADAYYYFAPVDPSRTYRVHGRMGDAVYLSLCVYGGPTDGRWSNRIVSKINNREMTFGPGQTFEIIVSPKEHRGNWIKLEPDAVALVTRDYLIDPTRGQQATYTIEAVDPAPPPPPTTDADLAARLRRTANFIRDLLNICPIPTPFDPNAVQEPYIQQAVTYGWAAPDVAYALGRWELAEDEALVIEGRSPDCAFWNLCLWNAFLCTYDYRYHRCTINGGQVRYERDGSWRVVVARRDPRHPNWLSTAGHGQGILWFRWFLPAEVPARPTARVVKLADVPR
- a CDS encoding amidohydrolase family protein gives rise to the protein MLTARPIISADSHVTEHPETYRKFVAARDKDDAPHVQRNDNGGDVYVIPGMNSMIPIGLVAAAGKKAEDISLSGRFEDWYRSGWDPAGRAADQDRDGVAAEVLYPTVGMVLCNHKDLDYKRTYMRAFNRWMAEYCGTDPARLVGVGQTAMRTPQEGIEDLKEIKALGLRGVMLPGVPGQSDYHDPIYDPFWEAAIEIGLPLSFHILTTPDAFSRARGPFMNHAVAIIRANQDIMGMLIFGGVFERHPRLRIVCVEADAGWVPHWMYRMDHYYKRHQYLRHQGLSRLPSEFFRDHIYVTFQDDWAAFQTVHLQNPERLMWGNDFPHSDSTWPWSQDVLREQAGALPQATRDLVLHDNVARLYGL
- a CDS encoding sigma-70 family RNA polymerase sigma factor; the protein is MRAVSGESDERLFAAYVAGDVAAHEALFRRYQERLRRYLERMLGERAAAEGVTIETFLRLHRHRRRFRAGTSVRAWIFTIGRNLARNRLRAQRLWGWFPLSSADAATTAPPPESTGEVRERVAAAFAALPAVQREVCALRLVAGLSLEEIAATTGASIGTVKSRLFYGLRRLRALLGDLAPGGTSG
- a CDS encoding zinc-binding dehydrogenase, translating into DPVVLTPVAPCGQCYWCVRGEPGVCVNAGMILTNTFRDGTTGLSRGGEIVFRGVGVGGFGEYAIMPAAGAIKIPAGVPLDVACVIGCAVQTGVGAVLNTARVVPGASVLVIGLGGIGLSIVQGARVAGAARVIVADPVAARREAAKRFGATDLIDPAASDVLARTMELTGIGVDYAFDAVGRASLVQVCLAACRNGGTTVAVGAAPMEDVITIAPAALFTITEKKLVGCTLGSCNSVRDIPRLIALWQAGRLDLDGLVTARRPLAEINQAMDDVRASRGIRTILSI
- a CDS encoding ABA4-like family protein, producing MDPAAIFRVVNVLPLPIWFLWMAAPSSELSRTVARATWPWAILATAYLVFIAIALTSGGAFDPGAYGSLEGVMRLFDSRWATLAGWTHYLCFDLFVARWIMNDAPDAGYWLTPILFLTLMFGPVGLLCYLAVRGPLGFDR
- a CDS encoding tetratricopeptide repeat protein gives rise to the protein MRALAAIALAVTLTACGSGAQDLLETAQLEEIQKNPAHARQLYEQIVRDHPDSPQAKTAAERLTALGSAAQ
- a CDS encoding MarR family transcriptional regulator encodes the protein MDRATGIFVDGIGTAAASSGVLSQLQGRIFGLLYFREGPLSLDEIAAELEQSKSNVSINIRGLIDWHLVRRSRQPGSRRDHYEAATDFFRVLQEIMERRFRWCVRLVLATLGEAERAFGEGRGAPPFVVARIAALKAFFTVVDAGIGAFTQGKPMDPTGLMNVRVLVPQKGGRGRA
- a CDS encoding NnrU family protein, whose translation is MEPAVTIAIYLLLFGGTHIGLASAPVRSRLVERFGEVGFGILFSVVAAVAFTLLVNTYARLRFDGVPGIALATVPVARELLLVLSGLSVLLMLGSLARYAASPYAIYSAGHDGEPRGLERVSRHSFFAAVILFGAAHMLLATHLVGTVAFGGLALFAGLGAWHQDRKLLALRGAPYARFLAVTSTLPFAAILAGRQQLVPSELPWGHFATGIIAAVYLRWVHPAILSSGGAWVIGVVVGGAALLTVEALVRARRVTRRRSLDAHPRSA
- a CDS encoding amidohydrolase family protein → MDCDLLIRGGSIVDGTGAPAYTGDVAVKDGRIVALGHVSARAERTIDAGGRVVAPGFIDIHTHYDAQILWDRMLSISPWHGVTTVVMGNCGFGVAPTRPAHRGLILRTLEKVEGMSLACLEAGCGSDWPFETFPEYLDAVERRGMAINVGALIGHTPVRLYVMGEEATERPATDDEIARMRAIVRDAVAAGAIGFASSKAPTHVGYAGKPVPSRVAEFEELRQVAGALGELGRGVLQMTAGPGLFFEQFTQLATETGRTLTWTALLAGMMGPGSHRMFLEQSEAIVKQGIPVVPQVACRPLNFEFDLAEPFIFESMGAFRTIAGEDREGRIRAYRDPAFRQRMRDELATRMAGVFAFSWERMVVSYYPPEPSLEERGMEVVARERGTDPVDLMLDLALASDLAARFRMSVVNFDEDEVAELLVHPNTMIGLSDAGAHASQLCDACFSTHLLGHWVREKGTLTLEQAVRMLTSRVADVMGIQDRGRLAPGLAADVTVFDPDTVGCSKLRRVHDLPAGADRLVADAFGINAVVVNGVVVREGGRDAVKADGALPGRLLRGGRA